From Pseudomonas sp. LS1212, the proteins below share one genomic window:
- the yccS gene encoding YccS family putative transporter, with the protein MSSTSFRHSLRRLWALDKFSYSLRVFIALTGSMALCWFQDEMALLIPLFLGIIACALAETDDSWQGRINALAVTLVCFTVAALSVELLFPYPLVFVCALALASFGLTMLGALGERYGAIASATLILSVYTMIGVDQRGGEVTDFWHEPILLVAGAAWYGLLSVLWQVMFSNQPVQQSLASLYRELGYYLKLKATLFEPIRQLDVEARRLELAQQNGRVVAALNAAKEIILHRVGNGRPGSKVSRYLKLYFLAQDIHERASSSHYPYNALTEAFFHSDVLFRCQRLLRQQGAACRRLSESIQLRQPFTYDASSAQAMSDLDASLEHLRIQSNPAWRGLLRSLRALAANLATLDRLLNDASNPDTLADATDSSLLDRSPRTLADVWNRLRQHLTPTSLLFRHALRLPLALSIGYGMVHLIHPTQGYWIMLTTLFVCQPNYGATRRKLVQRIIGTAIGLTVGWALFDLFPSAIIQSMFAVAAGVVFFVYRTSRYTLATAAITLMVLFCFNQVGDGYGLFLPRLFDTLIGSLIAGLAVFLFLPDWQGRRLNKVLATTLSCNSIYLRQIMQQYAHGKRDDLAYRLARRNAHNADAALSTTLANMLMEPGHFRKEADVGFRFLVLSHTLLSYLSGLGAHRETPLPAPVREQLIDGAGESLACSIDEIAAGLSSKLPVAIHSDDEEALASALEQMPEEVDEDQRLVQTQLALICRQLGPLRTLAAHLIKDAPA; encoded by the coding sequence ATGTCATCGACTTCGTTTCGTCACTCCCTGCGGCGCTTATGGGCGCTGGACAAGTTCAGCTACAGCTTGCGGGTGTTCATCGCCCTGACCGGCAGCATGGCGTTGTGTTGGTTCCAGGATGAAATGGCCCTGTTGATCCCGCTGTTTCTGGGGATCATCGCCTGCGCCTTGGCCGAGACCGACGACAGTTGGCAAGGCCGGATCAACGCGCTGGCGGTGACGCTGGTGTGTTTCACCGTCGCCGCGCTTTCGGTGGAGCTGCTGTTCCCCTATCCCCTTGTGTTCGTCTGCGCCCTGGCGCTGGCCAGCTTCGGCCTGACCATGCTCGGCGCCCTGGGAGAGCGCTACGGTGCGATTGCTTCGGCCACGTTGATTCTCTCGGTCTACACCATGATCGGCGTAGACCAGCGCGGCGGCGAAGTCACCGATTTCTGGCACGAACCGATCCTGCTGGTGGCCGGTGCGGCCTGGTACGGCTTGCTGTCGGTGCTGTGGCAAGTAATGTTTTCCAACCAGCCGGTGCAACAGAGCCTGGCGAGTCTTTATCGCGAGCTGGGCTACTACCTCAAGCTCAAGGCCACCCTGTTCGAACCCATCCGCCAGCTTGACGTCGAAGCCCGGCGCCTGGAGCTGGCGCAGCAAAACGGTCGCGTGGTGGCCGCGCTCAATGCCGCCAAGGAAATCATCCTGCACCGGGTCGGCAACGGTCGTCCTGGCTCCAAGGTCAGTCGCTACCTGAAGCTGTATTTTCTTGCCCAGGATATTCACGAACGCGCCAGCTCGTCTCACTACCCCTACAACGCGCTGACCGAAGCCTTCTTTCACAGTGACGTGCTGTTCCGCTGCCAACGCCTGCTGCGCCAGCAAGGAGCGGCCTGTCGGCGTCTGTCAGAGTCAATCCAGTTACGCCAGCCCTTTACCTATGACGCCAGTTCTGCCCAGGCGATGAGCGATCTGGATGCCTCCCTGGAACATCTGCGCATCCAGAGCAACCCGGCCTGGCGCGGCCTGCTGCGTTCATTACGGGCACTGGCCGCCAACCTTGCCACCCTCGACCGCCTGCTCAACGACGCCAGCAACCCGGACACCCTCGCCGATGCCACCGACAGCAGCCTGCTCGACCGCTCCCCACGCACTCTGGCGGATGTCTGGAATCGCCTGCGGCAACACTTGACCCCGACTTCACTGCTGTTTCGCCACGCCCTGCGCCTGCCGCTGGCACTGTCGATCGGCTATGGCATGGTGCACCTGATCCACCCGACCCAGGGCTACTGGATCATGCTCACCACCCTGTTCGTCTGCCAGCCCAACTATGGCGCGACGCGGCGCAAACTGGTGCAGCGGATCATCGGCACGGCCATTGGCCTGACCGTGGGCTGGGCCTTGTTCGACCTGTTCCCCAGCGCAATCATCCAATCGATGTTCGCTGTGGCTGCAGGAGTGGTGTTCTTCGTCTACCGCACTAGCCGCTATACCCTGGCCACCGCTGCAATCACCCTGATGGTGCTGTTCTGCTTCAACCAGGTCGGCGACGGCTATGGGCTGTTCCTGCCACGCCTGTTCGATACCCTGATCGGCAGCCTGATCGCGGGCCTGGCGGTATTCCTGTTCCTGCCCGACTGGCAGGGCCGGCGCTTGAACAAGGTGCTGGCCACGACCCTGAGCTGCAACAGCATCTACCTGCGCCAGATCATGCAACAGTACGCCCATGGCAAACGCGACGACCTGGCCTACCGGTTGGCCAGGCGCAACGCCCACAACGCCGATGCGGCGCTCTCGACCACATTGGCCAATATGCTGATGGAGCCCGGCCACTTTCGAAAGGAAGCGGACGTGGGCTTTCGCTTCCTGGTGCTGTCGCACACCTTGCTCAGTTACCTGTCAGGCCTGGGTGCCCACCGGGAAACGCCCCTGCCCGCCCCCGTGCGCGAGCAACTGATCGACGGCGCTGGAGAAAGCCTGGCCTGCAGTATCGACGAGATCGCTGCCGGCCTGTCGAGCAAACTGCCGGTGGCCATTCACAGCGATGACGAAGAGGCACTGGCCAGCGCCCTCGAGCAGATGCCTGAAGAGGTCGATGAGGATCAGCGCCTTGTGCAGACCCAACTGGCATTGATCTGCCGGCAGTTGGGGCCATTGCGGACCCTGGCGGCGCATTTGATCAAGGACGCGCCGGCCTGA
- the dbpA gene encoding ATP-dependent RNA helicase DbpA: MLANLDSLGYAQMTPIQAQSLPVILKGMDLIAQAKTGSGKTAAFGIGLLNPINPRFFGCQALVLCPTRELADQVAKEIRRLARAEDNIKVLTLCGGVSLGPQIGSLEHGAHIIVGTPGRIQQHLRKGSLVLDGLNTLVLDEADRMLDMGFYDAIADIIEQTPERRQTLLFSATYPVGIKQLSSKFMRNPQQVKAEALHDDTQIEQRFYEIDPELRMEAVVKTLAHFRPQSCVAFCFTKQQCQEVVDHLVAKGISAVALHGDLEQRDRDQVLAMFANRSTSVLVATDVAARGLDIDALDMVINVELARDSEIHVHRVGRTGRAGEKGLAVSLVAPSEGHRAQAIEDLQKSPLKWEQMDSLSAQGGAPLLPPMSTLCIGAGRKDKVRPGDILGALTGEAGIPGAQVGKIAIFDFQAYVAVERGIAKQALQRLNSGKIKGRSLRVRIL, from the coding sequence ATGCTGGCTAACCTCGACTCCCTCGGTTATGCCCAGATGACGCCGATCCAGGCGCAGAGCTTGCCGGTGATCCTCAAGGGCATGGACCTGATCGCCCAGGCCAAGACCGGCAGCGGCAAGACCGCTGCCTTCGGTATCGGCCTGCTGAACCCGATCAACCCGCGCTTTTTCGGCTGCCAGGCACTGGTCCTGTGCCCGACGCGCGAGCTGGCCGACCAGGTGGCCAAGGAAATCCGCCGGCTGGCCCGCGCCGAAGACAACATCAAGGTCCTGACCCTGTGCGGCGGCGTATCGCTCGGCCCGCAGATCGGCTCGCTGGAACATGGCGCGCACATCATCGTCGGCACCCCGGGGCGCATTCAGCAGCACCTGCGCAAAGGCTCGCTGGTACTCGACGGCCTGAACACCCTGGTACTCGATGAAGCCGACCGCATGCTCGACATGGGTTTCTACGACGCCATCGCCGACATCATCGAGCAGACCCCGGAGCGCCGTCAGACCCTGCTGTTCTCCGCCACTTACCCGGTGGGCATCAAGCAGCTGTCCTCGAAATTCATGCGCAACCCCCAGCAGGTGAAAGCCGAAGCGCTGCATGACGACACCCAGATCGAACAACGTTTCTACGAGATCGATCCAGAGCTGCGCATGGAAGCGGTGGTGAAAACCCTCGCGCATTTCCGTCCGCAGTCCTGCGTGGCGTTCTGCTTCACCAAGCAGCAATGCCAGGAAGTGGTCGATCATCTGGTCGCCAAAGGCATTTCGGCAGTGGCCCTGCATGGCGACCTGGAACAACGCGACCGCGACCAGGTCCTGGCCATGTTTGCCAACCGCAGCACCTCGGTACTGGTTGCCACCGACGTAGCGGCGCGCGGTCTGGATATCGACGCGCTGGACATGGTTATCAACGTGGAACTGGCCCGCGACTCGGAAATCCACGTGCACCGCGTTGGCCGTACCGGCCGCGCCGGCGAGAAAGGCTTGGCCGTCAGCCTGGTCGCGCCGTCCGAAGGCCACCGCGCCCAGGCCATCGAAGACTTGCAGAAATCACCGCTCAAGTGGGAGCAGATGGATTCGTTGAGCGCCCAGGGCGGTGCCCCCCTGCTGCCACCAATGAGCACCCTGTGCATTGGCGCCGGGCGCAAGGACAAGGTCCGCCCGGGTGACATCCTCGGCGCACTGACCGGTGAAGCCGGCATTCCTGGCGCGCAGGTCGGCAAGATCGCGATTTTCGACTTCCAGGCCTATGTTGCAGTCGAGCGCGGGATCGCCAAGCAGGCGCTGCAGCGCTTGAACAGCGGCAAGATCAAGGGGCGTTCGTTGCGGGTGCGGATTCTCTAA
- a CDS encoding GNAT family N-acetyltransferase has product MSIDWVCKHHEDLGKEQLYAILKLRTEVFVVEQNCPYQDVDGQDLGGDTCHLMGWEGDELVAYLRLLDPETQGGDVVIGRVVVAPAARGRKLGHALMEQGLKQAEKRWPGLPVYLSAQAHLQGYYAGYGFEVAGEQYLEDNIPHIGMRRSSGRQG; this is encoded by the coding sequence ATGTCCATCGACTGGGTCTGCAAACATCACGAGGATCTTGGCAAGGAGCAGCTCTACGCCATTCTGAAACTGCGCACGGAAGTGTTCGTGGTCGAACAGAATTGCCCTTATCAGGATGTCGACGGCCAGGATCTGGGGGGCGATACCTGCCATTTGATGGGCTGGGAAGGGGACGAGCTGGTGGCCTACCTGCGCTTGCTGGATCCCGAAACCCAGGGCGGTGACGTGGTGATCGGCCGTGTCGTGGTCGCACCTGCCGCGCGCGGCCGCAAGCTGGGTCATGCACTGATGGAACAGGGCTTGAAACAGGCTGAGAAACGCTGGCCCGGGCTACCCGTCTACCTGTCGGCCCAGGCTCACTTGCAGGGTTACTATGCCGGTTACGGCTTTGAAGTGGCTGGCGAACAGTACCTGGAGGATAACATCCCGCATATCGGCATGCGCCGCAGCAGCGGCCGTCAAGGGTAA
- a CDS encoding TldD/PmbA family protein, giving the protein MPAAINSVETFRALVDELFGAVSEPEHFTLSYNAEASHFIRFNHAKVRQAGQVQQAHATLKLIHEGRQADLQLTLSGEYEVDRQRLTDGLQQLREILPLVAPDPYLQLNTEPWRSATVQDQPLPDSAHVLEQIGRGTQGLDLVGIYAAGPISRGFASSWGAFGWHQANSFNLDWSLFHANGQAVKANYAGQDWSDEVFALRLANANEQLAFLGRPLKTLAPGHYRAYLAPAALDEIIGMLCWGGFSAQSLASKDSPLQRLYSDDARLNPRVTMAEQVSGSLSPAFSEEGYPRTDLTLISAGKAQDRLINSRSAAEYGLTGNGANSGESPSALSMAPGDLPRTEILDRLGTGLYISNLWYLNYSDQPAARMTGLTRFATFWVENGQIQAPVSTMRFDDSVYNLLGMHLEALTQDRELILSTGTYSERQTSSTQLPGALISRLTLTL; this is encoded by the coding sequence ATGCCTGCCGCCATCAATAGCGTGGAAACCTTCCGGGCCCTGGTCGACGAGTTGTTCGGCGCGGTCAGCGAACCTGAACACTTCACCTTGAGTTACAACGCCGAAGCGTCGCACTTCATTCGCTTCAACCATGCCAAGGTCCGTCAGGCCGGGCAGGTGCAGCAAGCCCATGCCACGCTCAAGCTGATCCACGAGGGCCGCCAGGCCGATTTGCAACTGACCCTGAGCGGTGAGTACGAAGTGGATCGGCAACGGCTGACCGACGGTCTGCAGCAGCTACGCGAAATCCTGCCACTCGTTGCGCCGGATCCATACCTGCAACTCAACACCGAACCTTGGCGCAGTGCCACGGTGCAGGACCAGCCGCTGCCAGACAGTGCTCACGTGCTCGAGCAGATCGGCCGTGGCACGCAAGGCCTGGACCTGGTCGGGATCTATGCCGCAGGCCCGATCAGCCGCGGCTTTGCCAGCTCATGGGGGGCGTTCGGCTGGCACCAGGCCAACAGCTTCAATCTCGACTGGAGCCTGTTTCACGCCAACGGGCAAGCGGTCAAGGCCAACTACGCCGGCCAGGACTGGAGCGATGAAGTCTTCGCCCTGCGGCTAGCCAATGCCAACGAGCAACTGGCTTTCCTTGGCCGCCCACTGAAAACCCTGGCGCCCGGGCATTACCGCGCCTATCTGGCCCCCGCTGCGCTGGACGAAATCATCGGCATGCTCTGCTGGGGCGGTTTCTCCGCGCAATCGCTCGCCAGCAAGGACAGCCCGCTGCAACGCCTGTACAGCGACGATGCCCGCCTCAACCCACGGGTGACCATGGCCGAGCAGGTCAGCGGCTCCCTCAGCCCGGCATTTTCCGAGGAAGGTTATCCACGCACCGACCTGACCCTCATCAGTGCCGGCAAGGCCCAGGACCGGCTGATCAACTCACGCAGCGCCGCCGAGTACGGCCTGACCGGTAACGGCGCCAACAGCGGCGAATCGCCCAGCGCCCTGAGCATGGCCCCAGGCGACCTGCCCCGGACCGAGATCCTCGACCGGCTCGGCACCGGCCTGTACATCAGCAACCTGTGGTACTTGAACTACTCCGATCAACCGGCGGCACGCATGACCGGCCTGACACGCTTCGCCACCTTCTGGGTGGAGAACGGCCAGATCCAGGCGCCGGTCAGCACCATGCGCTTCGATGACAGCGTGTACAACCTGTTGGGCATGCATCTGGAGGCGTTGACCCAGGATCGCGAGTTGATTCTGTCGACCGGCACCTACAGCGAGCGGCAGACGTCCTCGACGCAATTGCCCGGGGCGTTGATCAGTCGTTTGACGCTTACGTTGTAG
- a CDS encoding NAD(P)/FAD-dependent oxidoreductase: protein MRSTDVIIIGAGAAGLMCALTAAGRGRKVMLIDHANKPGKKILMSGGGRCNFTNMYAEPSNFLSQNPHFCKSALARYTQWDFIELVSKHGVPYHEKKLGQLFCDNKSSDILGLLLAECEQVQVDLRMETSMTHIEKLEAGYLLQTSLGQVQCESLVIATGGLSIPTLGATGFGYQIARQFGHSVLPTRAGLVPFTITDQLKELCTELSGTSVDSLVSCNGQSFRENILFTHRGLSGPAILQISSFWEPGDSVEINLLPDHDALSWLQQQQAERPNSELKTLLGEIFTRKMANLLAEQWFVSKPMKQYTPAELDDVAGKLASWQVVPAGTEGYRTAEVTLGGVDTREVSSKTMESLKSPGLYFIGEVLDVSGHLGGFNFQWAWASAYAAAQFA from the coding sequence TTGCGCTCTACCGACGTAATCATCATTGGCGCTGGCGCCGCTGGCTTGATGTGCGCCCTCACCGCCGCCGGTCGCGGCCGCAAGGTGATGCTGATCGACCATGCGAACAAGCCCGGCAAAAAAATCCTGATGTCCGGCGGTGGCCGCTGCAATTTCACCAATATGTACGCAGAACCGAGCAATTTTCTCTCGCAGAACCCGCATTTCTGCAAATCGGCCCTGGCGCGTTACACCCAGTGGGATTTTATCGAGCTGGTGAGCAAGCACGGCGTGCCCTACCACGAGAAAAAACTCGGCCAGTTGTTCTGCGATAACAAATCCAGCGACATCCTCGGCCTGCTGCTGGCCGAATGCGAACAGGTCCAGGTCGACCTGCGCATGGAAACCTCGATGACCCATATCGAAAAGCTGGAAGCCGGCTACCTGCTGCAGACCAGCCTTGGCCAGGTGCAATGCGAGTCGCTGGTGATCGCTACCGGCGGCCTGTCGATTCCGACCCTTGGCGCGACCGGTTTCGGCTATCAGATCGCCCGGCAGTTCGGCCACAGTGTCCTGCCGACCCGCGCAGGGCTGGTGCCGTTCACCATTACCGACCAGCTCAAGGAACTGTGCACCGAGCTGTCCGGCACCTCGGTCGATAGCCTGGTCAGCTGCAACGGGCAAAGCTTTCGCGAGAACATCCTGTTCACCCATCGCGGCCTCAGCGGCCCGGCGATCCTGCAGATTTCCTCGTTCTGGGAACCGGGTGACAGCGTCGAAATCAACCTGCTGCCCGACCATGACGCCCTGAGCTGGCTGCAACAGCAGCAGGCTGAAAGGCCGAACAGCGAGTTGAAGACCCTGCTTGGAGAAATCTTTACCAGGAAGATGGCCAACCTGCTGGCCGAACAGTGGTTCGTATCCAAGCCAATGAAGCAATACACCCCGGCCGAACTCGACGACGTCGCGGGCAAGCTCGCCAGCTGGCAAGTGGTACCGGCCGGCACCGAAGGCTATCGCACGGCAGAAGTCACCCTGGGCGGGGTCGATACCCGAGAAGTCTCGTCCAAGACCATGGAATCGCTGAAGAGCCCAGGCTTGTACTTCATCGGCGAAGTGCTGGACGTCAGCGGTCATCTGGGCGGTTTCAACTTCCAGTGGGCCTGGGCCAGCGCATACGCAGCAGCGCAATTCGCATAA
- a CDS encoding TldD/PmbA family protein produces MFDTTALLKQRFAALRSRAEFFSLRHVRQSSQHLSVRKNVAEPPSLSLDEGAMLTVRFNGVEAYAATGDLSQQGLQLALQQAEDLAERISAHALLDLRNQPVAQSHADYYSPNLDQPFPLLGDCHAMLGQESAAVPKDDRLVNWQVSLGVSTVEQIYLNTAGAQIRQAQRFVFPGLSVTAYDGQDSQTRSLGRENFGQQGGADVIGRCGLIGAGAQIADQALQLLLAPNTPQGTRDLLLMPDQMMLQIHESIGHPLELDRILGDERNYAGTSFVKEADFGTLQYGSKLLNVTFDPEIPEQLASYAHDDDGTPAHKQLLIRDGLLIRPLGGALSQFRSGLDGVANSRACSWNRAPIDRMANLNIEPGDQSLTQLIGGIERGILMATNRSWSIDDARNKFQFGCEWGQLIENGELKGVVKNPNYRGISAGFWRNLSAVGDASTFQVLGTPNCGKGEPNQVVRVGHASPACVFSQIDVFGGDA; encoded by the coding sequence ATGTTCGACACCACCGCCCTGCTCAAGCAACGCTTCGCCGCCCTGCGCAGCCGTGCCGAGTTTTTCTCGCTGCGCCATGTTCGTCAGTCCAGCCAGCACCTGTCGGTACGCAAGAACGTCGCCGAACCGCCAAGCCTGAGCCTCGACGAAGGGGCGATGCTGACCGTGCGGTTCAACGGTGTCGAAGCCTACGCAGCCACCGGCGACCTCTCGCAACAGGGCCTTCAGCTGGCCTTGCAGCAAGCCGAAGACCTGGCCGAGCGCATCAGCGCTCATGCACTGCTCGACCTGCGCAATCAGCCAGTGGCCCAGAGCCACGCCGATTACTATTCGCCTAACCTCGACCAGCCTTTCCCGTTGCTGGGCGATTGCCATGCAATGCTCGGCCAGGAATCGGCAGCCGTACCCAAGGACGACCGACTGGTGAATTGGCAAGTCAGCCTGGGCGTCAGCACCGTCGAGCAAATTTACCTGAACACCGCCGGCGCCCAGATCCGCCAAGCCCAACGCTTTGTTTTTCCAGGCCTGAGCGTTACCGCCTACGATGGCCAGGACAGCCAGACCCGCAGCCTGGGCCGGGAAAACTTCGGCCAACAGGGTGGTGCCGATGTGATCGGCCGCTGCGGCTTGATCGGCGCGGGCGCGCAGATCGCCGACCAGGCGCTGCAATTGCTTCTGGCGCCGAACACGCCCCAGGGCACTCGCGATCTATTGCTGATGCCGGATCAGATGATGCTGCAGATCCACGAATCCATTGGCCACCCGCTGGAGCTGGACCGCATCCTCGGCGATGAGCGCAACTATGCCGGTACCAGCTTCGTCAAGGAAGCCGACTTCGGCACGCTTCAGTACGGTTCGAAACTGCTCAACGTCACCTTCGACCCGGAGATTCCCGAGCAACTGGCCAGCTACGCCCATGACGATGACGGCACCCCGGCACACAAGCAGCTCCTGATCCGCGACGGGCTGTTGATCCGCCCGCTGGGGGGCGCCCTCTCGCAGTTTCGCTCAGGGCTGGACGGCGTCGCCAACAGCCGCGCCTGCAGCTGGAACCGTGCCCCGATCGACCGCATGGCCAATCTCAACATCGAGCCGGGCGATCAAAGCCTGACACAGCTGATCGGCGGCATCGAACGCGGCATTCTGATGGCGACGAACCGCTCGTGGTCCATCGACGATGCCCGCAACAAGTTCCAGTTTGGCTGCGAATGGGGGCAATTGATCGAGAACGGAGAGCTCAAGGGCGTGGTGAAGAATCCGAACTATCGCGGCATTTCTGCAGGCTTCTGGCGCAACCTCAGCGCCGTGGGCGATGCCAGCACCTTCCAGGTCCTGGGCACACCCAATTGCGGCAAGGGCGAACCCAACCAGGTGGTTCGCGTAGGCCACGCCTCACCGGCCTGCGTCTTCAGCCAGATCGACGTTTTCGGGGGAGATGCCTGA
- a CDS encoding winged helix-turn-helix domain-containing protein, translated as MDVSKTKSSFYRRLYVAWLIDSQVAASVPALMDVTGMPRRTAQDTIAALADLDIVCEFEQQDGARNHAGHYRIRDWGAIDKRWIAQHLERIKEVLGYP; from the coding sequence ATGGATGTCAGCAAGACCAAGAGCAGCTTCTACCGTCGCTTGTACGTAGCCTGGCTGATCGACAGCCAGGTCGCTGCCAGCGTCCCGGCCTTGATGGACGTCACTGGCATGCCGCGACGTACGGCCCAGGACACCATCGCCGCACTGGCCGATCTGGATATCGTCTGCGAATTCGAACAGCAGGATGGGGCTCGCAACCACGCCGGGCACTATCGAATTCGCGACTGGGGGGCAATCGACAAGCGCTGGATCGCCCAGCACCTGGAGCGGATCAAAGAGGTACTGGGTTACCCTTGA
- a CDS encoding M48 family metallopeptidase, with protein MTALKYLQAYPQYLQDQVRQMIMQERLGEYLQQRYPDRHAVQSDKALYAYALVLKQEHLRNAPNLDKVLFDNRLDLTHRALGLHTAISRVQGGKLKAKKEIRIASLFKEAAPQFLRMIVVHELAHLKESDHNKAFYQLCEYMQPGYHQLEFDLRVYLTYRDLPGVAHCAP; from the coding sequence ATGACCGCGCTCAAGTACCTGCAAGCCTACCCCCAGTACCTGCAAGATCAGGTGCGCCAGATGATCATGCAGGAGCGCCTGGGCGAGTACCTGCAACAGCGCTATCCCGATCGCCATGCCGTCCAGAGCGACAAGGCGCTCTATGCCTATGCGCTGGTGTTGAAGCAGGAGCATCTGCGCAATGCGCCGAACCTGGACAAGGTGCTGTTCGACAACCGCCTCGACCTGACGCATCGAGCGCTGGGCCTGCACACCGCCATTTCCCGGGTGCAGGGTGGCAAGCTCAAGGCCAAGAAGGAAATTCGCATCGCCTCTCTGTTCAAGGAGGCGGCGCCGCAGTTCTTGAGAATGATCGTGGTGCACGAGTTGGCGCACTTGAAGGAGTCGGACCACAACAAGGCGTTCTACCAGCTCTGTGAATACATGCAGCCTGGTTATCACCAGTTGGAGTTCGACTTGCGCGTCTACCTGACTTACCGTGACCTGCCCGGCGTCGCACATTGCGCGCCGTGA
- the mdtD gene encoding multidrug transporter subunit MdtD, with translation MPNRLPLDATTARWIPWVVAIAFFMQSLDGTILNTALPAMALDLAENPLRMQSVIIAYMLTVALLIPASGWIADRFGTKNIFFGAILLFSLGSLLCALSNSLNMLIAARVVQGLGGALMLPVGRLVVLRAYPRSELVRIMSFITVPGMLGPLLGPTMGGWLVQYLSWHWIFLLNLPVGLVGCYAVWRFIPDLRGSERTRFDGLGFVLFGAAMILITIAMEGLGELHLPHLRVMLLLFAGMACLAAYWLRAGQVDNTLFSPRLFRTRSFAVGILGNLFSRLGSGALPFLVPLLLQVALGYSPSQAGMSMIPLAAAAMFAKSVARPLIERFGYRNILTANTLLLGLLLASLGLVDQNTPYALLLFQLGLLGAVNSMQFTAMNTVTLIDLDDASASSGNSLLSVVAQLSLSLGVACAGALLGGFTAAGASEGVSTTLEAFKLTFFTIGVMTMLAAAIFMQLSRADGRRALRPEPKIES, from the coding sequence ATGCCCAACCGCCTACCCCTCGATGCCACCACCGCACGCTGGATACCCTGGGTGGTGGCCATTGCCTTCTTCATGCAATCGCTCGACGGCACCATCCTCAACACCGCCCTGCCCGCCATGGCCCTGGACCTGGCTGAAAACCCACTGCGCATGCAGTCGGTGATCATCGCCTACATGCTCACCGTGGCGCTGCTGATCCCGGCCTCGGGCTGGATTGCCGACCGCTTCGGCACCAAAAATATTTTCTTCGGCGCCATTTTGCTGTTCAGCCTGGGCTCGCTGCTTTGCGCCCTGTCCAACAGCTTGAACATGCTGATTGCGGCGCGCGTCGTCCAGGGCCTGGGCGGTGCGCTGATGCTCCCGGTCGGCAGGCTGGTGGTGCTACGCGCCTATCCACGTTCGGAGCTGGTGCGCATCATGAGCTTCATCACCGTGCCCGGCATGTTGGGGCCGTTGCTGGGGCCGACCATGGGTGGCTGGCTGGTGCAGTACCTGAGCTGGCACTGGATCTTCCTGCTTAACTTGCCGGTCGGACTGGTCGGCTGTTATGCCGTCTGGCGATTCATCCCGGACCTGCGCGGCAGCGAACGGACCCGTTTCGACGGCCTCGGCTTTGTGCTGTTCGGGGCGGCGATGATCCTGATCACCATCGCCATGGAGGGGCTTGGCGAACTGCACCTGCCACATTTGCGCGTCATGCTTCTGCTGTTTGCCGGCATGGCCTGCCTGGCGGCGTATTGGCTACGGGCGGGGCAGGTCGACAACACCTTGTTCTCGCCTCGCCTGTTCCGCACCCGCAGCTTTGCCGTGGGCATCCTTGGCAACCTGTTCTCGCGCCTGGGCAGCGGCGCACTGCCATTTCTGGTGCCTTTGCTGCTACAGGTAGCCCTGGGCTATTCACCGTCCCAGGCCGGCATGAGCATGATTCCGCTGGCCGCTGCGGCCATGTTCGCCAAGTCGGTCGCTCGCCCGCTCATCGAACGTTTCGGCTATCGCAACATTCTCACCGCCAACACCCTGCTATTGGGGCTGCTGCTGGCCAGCCTGGGCCTGGTCGACCAAAACACGCCGTACGCTTTGCTGCTGTTTCAGCTGGGCCTGCTGGGGGCGGTCAACTCGATGCAGTTCACGGCCATGAACACCGTGACCCTGATCGACCTCGACGACGCCAGCGCCAGCAGCGGCAACAGCCTGCTCTCGGTGGTCGCGCAGCTGTCCCTGAGCCTTGGCGTCGCCTGTGCAGGAGCCTTGCTCGGCGGCTTTACCGCGGCGGGTGCAAGCGAAGGCGTGAGCACGACGCTGGAGGCCTTCAAACTGACCTTTTTCACCATTGGCGTCATGACCATGCTGGCGGCGGCGATCTTCATGCAGCTGTCCAGGGCAGACGGAAGGCGTGCCCTTCGTCCGGAACCCAAGATCGAGTCTTAG